The following coding sequences lie in one Spirosoma sp. KUDC1026 genomic window:
- a CDS encoding vanadium-dependent haloperoxidase codes for MNILFRSGWMIVFALTVLAGCQKSVPPSEYNAKAANPEYYNAALDKLTEVIIHDIFSPPVASRIYSYANLAGYEALVPFDSTYQSLGGKLKLFQTGPRPAPNQEYCFPLASTHAFMTVARALTFSVDYYDKFEPAFYEQYKKDGVPDEVYERSMAYGEMVAKHILDYASKDSYKQTRGFKHTVTNAEGTWVPTPPAYMDAAEPQWNKLRCWVMDTCTQFTPPRPYPYNMTKGNPYEKEVMEVYKAGKRADKLEQDIAYFWDDNSFVMNVAGHVMFASKKMTPGGHWLAIAETVARKKKLNMMQTVEAYALTSFALSDGFISCWDEKYRSNMIRPETVINKLIDPKWTPFLQTPPFPEYPSGHSVISTAAATVLTHLMGDNIAFTDSTELKYGHGVRSFKSFIDAANEASISRLYGGIHYRLALDNGQVQGKKIGEWVLQRVKGQKETVAQR; via the coding sequence ATGAATATTCTGTTTCGATCAGGTTGGATGATTGTCTTTGCGTTGACGGTACTAGCAGGATGTCAGAAATCGGTACCACCGTCTGAGTATAATGCCAAAGCTGCTAATCCTGAATATTACAATGCCGCGCTGGATAAACTGACGGAAGTGATTATCCACGATATTTTTTCGCCCCCCGTCGCCAGTAGAATCTATTCCTATGCCAACCTCGCGGGGTATGAAGCCCTTGTGCCATTCGATTCAACATACCAGTCGCTGGGAGGCAAATTAAAATTGTTTCAAACGGGCCCCCGGCCAGCGCCCAATCAGGAATACTGCTTTCCGTTGGCCAGTACACACGCCTTTATGACCGTTGCCCGCGCGCTTACCTTCTCGGTCGATTATTACGATAAGTTCGAGCCTGCTTTCTACGAACAGTACAAGAAAGACGGCGTTCCCGATGAGGTGTACGAACGGTCAATGGCCTACGGAGAAATGGTTGCCAAGCATATTCTCGACTATGCGTCGAAGGATAGTTACAAGCAGACCCGTGGTTTCAAACATACAGTAACCAATGCTGAAGGAACCTGGGTACCAACGCCACCGGCCTATATGGATGCTGCCGAGCCGCAGTGGAATAAGCTACGTTGCTGGGTAATGGATACCTGCACCCAGTTCACACCACCCCGGCCGTATCCATACAACATGACAAAGGGAAATCCCTACGAAAAGGAAGTGATGGAAGTATATAAGGCCGGTAAACGGGCGGATAAGCTGGAACAGGACATCGCTTACTTCTGGGATGACAACTCGTTCGTGATGAACGTAGCGGGGCACGTTATGTTTGCTTCGAAGAAAATGACGCCAGGCGGTCACTGGCTGGCTATTGCCGAGACGGTTGCCCGTAAAAAGAAACTGAACATGATGCAGACGGTAGAAGCTTACGCGCTGACCTCGTTCGCCTTGTCAGATGGTTTTATTTCGTGTTGGGACGAAAAATACCGCAGTAACATGATCCGTCCGGAAACGGTGATCAATAAACTGATCGATCCCAAATGGACACCGTTTCTGCAAACCCCTCCTTTTCCAGAATACCCGAGCGGACACAGCGTTATTTCGACAGCGGCCGCTACAGTATTAACCCATCTGATGGGCGACAACATTGCCTTTACCGATTCGACGGAGTTGAAGTATGGTCATGGTGTCCGTTCGTTCAAGTCGTTCATAGATGCCGCCAACGAAGCATCAATCAGTCGGCTCTATGGAGGTATTCACTATCGTCTGGCGCTTGATAACGGACAAGTACAGGGCAAAAAAATCGGTGAGTGGGTGCTACAGCGCGTAAAAGGACAGAAAGAGACTGTAGCCCAGCGTTAA
- a CDS encoding succinate dehydrogenase/fumarate reductase iron-sulfur subunit has protein sequence MKINLKVWRQKNSNTPGKLVDYQLDNVSEDMSFLEMFDVLNDSLTRKGEDPVTFDHDCREGICGTCSMYINGRAHGPQTGATTCQLHMRSFSDGDTIVVEPWRARAFPVVKDLMVDRSAFDRVIQAGGYVSINTGSARDANEILIPRTIADEAMDAAACIGCGACVAACKNASAMLFVSAKVSQLALLPQGQAEQRERAERMVAQMDSEGFGACSFTGACSVECPKSISLDHIARLNREYLGAKLTSDNVQG, from the coding sequence ATGAAAATTAATCTAAAAGTCTGGAGACAGAAAAATAGCAATACACCGGGGAAGTTGGTTGATTATCAACTGGATAATGTATCAGAAGATATGTCTTTCCTGGAAATGTTTGACGTACTGAACGATTCATTAACCCGCAAAGGTGAAGATCCAGTTACGTTTGACCATGACTGTCGCGAAGGAATTTGCGGTACATGCTCTATGTACATCAATGGCCGGGCGCACGGTCCACAAACGGGGGCTACGACTTGCCAACTGCACATGCGTTCGTTCAGCGATGGCGATACGATCGTTGTCGAACCCTGGCGCGCACGGGCGTTCCCTGTTGTAAAAGACCTGATGGTTGATCGGTCTGCGTTTGACCGGGTAATTCAGGCAGGTGGTTACGTATCAATCAACACCGGTTCGGCGCGTGATGCTAACGAAATTCTAATTCCTCGTACTATCGCTGACGAAGCAATGGATGCGGCTGCCTGCATTGGTTGCGGTGCCTGCGTTGCGGCCTGTAAGAATGCATCGGCGATGCTGTTCGTTTCAGCCAAAGTGTCTCAACTGGCTCTGTTGCCACAAGGACAGGCTGAGCAACGCGAACGGGCTGAGCGCATGGTTGCGCAGATGGACTCCGAAGGTTTTGGTGCCTGCTCGTTTACGGGTGCCTGCTCGGTTGAGTGCCCTAAATCGATCTCATTGGATCACATCGCCCGTCTGAACCGGGAATACCTGGGAGCAAAACTGACCTCTGACAACGTTCAGGGATAA
- the fabD gene encoding ACP S-malonyltransferase: MKAFVFPGQGSQFKGMGLDLYQNPDQKTQDGQSARQLFDQANDILGYDLTKIMFEGSDEELKQTIYTQPAVFLHGVVLALTTESFAPNMVAGHSLGELAALTAAGVLSFADGLKLASIRATAMQKACELAPSSMAAVLALPDDVIERICAEVTDEIVVPANYNCPGQVVISGSVTGIEKAGELLKAAGAKRVLPLAVGGAFHSPFMEPARTEFAQAVEAMTFSAPRCPVYQNVNAKATSDPQEIKANLIAQLTAPVRWTASVEQMVADGATEFIESGPGKVLQGLVKKISPSVAISGL; encoded by the coding sequence ATGAAAGCATTCGTGTTTCCCGGACAGGGGTCTCAATTTAAAGGCATGGGTCTGGATCTGTACCAGAATCCGGACCAGAAAACTCAGGATGGCCAGTCGGCCCGTCAGTTGTTCGACCAGGCTAATGATATCCTGGGCTACGATCTGACCAAAATTATGTTCGAAGGCTCTGACGAAGAACTGAAACAGACCATTTACACCCAGCCAGCCGTGTTTTTGCACGGAGTAGTGCTGGCGCTGACCACCGAGTCATTCGCACCGAATATGGTAGCAGGCCACTCCCTTGGTGAACTGGCCGCTCTGACAGCAGCCGGAGTATTATCCTTTGCCGATGGGTTGAAACTGGCGTCAATTCGCGCTACGGCCATGCAGAAAGCCTGCGAATTGGCTCCTTCCAGTATGGCTGCCGTACTTGCTTTGCCAGACGATGTTATTGAGCGTATCTGCGCGGAGGTAACCGACGAAATCGTTGTTCCTGCTAATTATAACTGCCCCGGTCAGGTAGTGATTTCGGGCAGTGTAACAGGCATTGAGAAAGCAGGTGAACTACTCAAAGCTGCCGGGGCTAAGCGCGTATTACCACTGGCTGTGGGCGGTGCCTTTCATTCTCCTTTTATGGAACCCGCCCGGACCGAGTTTGCACAGGCCGTCGAAGCAATGACGTTTAGTGCTCCCCGTTGCCCTGTTTACCAGAATGTGAACGCCAAAGCCACCTCTGATCCGCAGGAAATTAAAGCGAATCTGATTGCGCAATTGACGGCGCCGGTACGCTGGACAGCTTCCGTCGAACAGATGGTGGCCGATGGAGCGACTGAATTTATCGAATCGGGTCCTGGTAAAGTGCTACAAGGGCTTGTTAAGAAGATCAGTCCGTCAGTAGCGATCAGTGGTCTGTAA
- a CDS encoding VCBS repeat-containing protein: MRNVFFLLALELIGLVGCKSDPEPLFLELPASQTGVDFANHILDKKNFNIFNYRNFYNGGGVAIGDVNNDGLPDLFFTSNFEENKLYLNRTTPGKGDLKFEDVTKQAGIAGKKFWSTGVTFADVNGDGRLDIYVCNSGNRDARGNQLYINQGSKNGIPMFTEQAAAYGLVDGGFSTHAAFFDYDRDGDLDMYLLNNSFTPMDRLGYANLRETRDKLGGDKLFRNNGVNADGSAKPFTDVSADAGIYGSLIGFGLGITIGDVNNDNWPDIYISNDFYERDYLYINQKNGTFKEEIEGYMGHISLASMGADIADVNNDGNLDIFVTDMLPGDDYRLKTTTTFDSYELGQLKESRDFYYQDSRNMFHLNNGNGTFSEIGRMTGTSATDWSWGALLFDMDMDGRKDIFVANGIVKDLTDQDYVSFLADNPDLQAMIEGIKKFDYKEYVNKMGSRPLSNYAFRNLGNGMQFENKAAEWGLATPSFSNGSAYGDLDNDGDLDLVVNNNDAPASIYKNTSVEVNHKHFLRVALTGYALNRNAIGAKVYVHQGKETQYLQQMPNRGFQSSVDLTMVFGLDSNARIDSLTVIWPDDKTQTIKQPRADRTLPLLYKNASQRASFTDQRVVAPEFFKDISGTAKLDYVHKENDFVDYNRDGLLKQMLSREGPALAAGDVNGDGLDDVFLGGAVNMPRSLYLQKADGTFSLWKQPFLLDALYTEDVAATFFDADGDKDLDLYVATGGNEFADNTALADRLYRNDGKGNFTWDKTLPRILENNSCIAAADFDRDGDQDLFIGGRMVASEYGKNPDQVLLVNDGKGNFRKATAELIPFSKEIGMVKDAVWADIDKDSYPDLILVGDWMPITILKNKAGKGFERIEDEALAKTSGWWNCIQAADLDQDGDVDFVVGNLGLNSHLVATQDQPAHLYGNDFDRNGTYEQVMTCFRPGVDGEKRECVVVQKADLQKRIPSIKTKYIKYTDYAKASFNEIFSDQQRQGMDVKTANTAETSIVVNNGDGTFTVKALPIQAQTSPIHTILTGDYNKDGKPDILLAGNFFDVLTEVGRYDANYGLLLLGDSKLNFKATDPKRAGFFVKGQVRRMVQLKQGQLIIAKNNSQAQVFMPMK, from the coding sequence GATGGCTTACCCGACCTGTTTTTTACGTCTAATTTTGAAGAAAATAAGCTGTACCTGAACCGGACAACACCCGGTAAAGGTGATCTGAAGTTTGAAGACGTAACAAAGCAGGCTGGTATTGCTGGGAAGAAGTTCTGGTCAACGGGCGTTACGTTCGCCGACGTAAACGGCGACGGCCGACTGGATATATACGTCTGTAATTCCGGTAACCGGGATGCCCGCGGTAATCAGCTGTATATTAATCAAGGTAGTAAAAACGGAATCCCTATGTTTACAGAACAGGCCGCAGCCTATGGTCTTGTTGATGGCGGCTTTTCCACCCATGCTGCTTTTTTTGATTATGATCGGGACGGCGATCTGGATATGTATCTGCTGAATAACAGCTTTACACCAATGGATCGTCTCGGCTACGCAAACCTGCGCGAAACCCGTGATAAATTAGGAGGGGATAAATTATTCAGAAACAACGGCGTAAACGCTGATGGTAGTGCTAAACCCTTTACTGATGTATCGGCCGATGCGGGGATATACGGAAGCTTGATTGGGTTCGGCTTAGGTATCACGATTGGGGATGTAAACAACGATAACTGGCCGGATATCTACATTTCCAACGATTTTTACGAACGGGATTACCTGTATATCAATCAGAAAAACGGGACGTTCAAGGAAGAAATTGAAGGGTACATGGGCCACATCAGCCTGGCTTCAATGGGGGCCGATATTGCTGATGTAAACAATGATGGGAACCTCGATATTTTTGTGACAGATATGCTGCCGGGCGATGATTATCGCCTTAAGACAACGACTACATTCGATAGCTACGAACTGGGACAGTTAAAAGAAAGCCGGGACTTCTATTACCAGGATTCCAGGAATATGTTCCACCTGAACAACGGAAATGGTACGTTCTCCGAAATTGGCCGGATGACGGGTACCAGCGCTACCGACTGGAGCTGGGGGGCGCTCCTGTTCGACATGGATATGGATGGCCGTAAGGATATTTTTGTGGCAAATGGTATTGTCAAAGATTTGACGGACCAGGACTACGTATCATTTCTGGCTGACAACCCTGATTTGCAAGCCATGATCGAAGGGATCAAAAAGTTTGATTATAAGGAATACGTTAATAAAATGGGGTCACGTCCCCTATCAAATTATGCCTTTCGAAATCTCGGTAATGGCATGCAGTTCGAAAATAAAGCGGCTGAATGGGGGCTGGCGACACCGTCATTTTCAAACGGTTCTGCGTACGGTGATTTAGACAATGACGGTGATCTGGATCTGGTTGTGAACAATAATGATGCACCCGCATCGATTTATAAAAATACGTCGGTTGAGGTCAACCACAAGCATTTTTTACGAGTAGCTCTGACTGGCTATGCACTGAATCGAAATGCTATAGGGGCTAAAGTTTACGTGCATCAGGGAAAGGAAACACAGTATCTGCAGCAGATGCCTAACCGGGGATTCCAGTCGTCTGTCGATCTGACAATGGTTTTTGGGCTGGACTCAAATGCCAGAATCGATTCTTTGACGGTGATCTGGCCCGATGATAAAACACAAACGATAAAACAGCCCAGAGCCGACCGTACGTTGCCGCTGTTGTACAAAAACGCTTCCCAGCGAGCATCATTTACCGATCAGCGCGTAGTTGCACCCGAATTCTTCAAAGACATAAGCGGTACCGCCAAGCTGGATTATGTGCATAAAGAAAACGACTTCGTGGATTACAACCGCGACGGCCTGCTCAAACAAATGTTGTCGCGAGAGGGACCTGCGTTAGCCGCCGGGGATGTGAATGGCGACGGCCTGGACGATGTGTTCCTGGGCGGAGCGGTTAATATGCCCCGGTCGCTGTACCTGCAGAAAGCAGATGGAACGTTCAGTCTTTGGAAGCAACCCTTCTTGTTAGATGCACTTTACACAGAAGACGTAGCGGCTACATTCTTCGACGCGGACGGTGATAAAGATCTCGATCTTTACGTAGCTACAGGTGGTAACGAATTTGCCGATAATACAGCGTTGGCGGATCGATTATATCGCAATGATGGAAAAGGAAACTTTACCTGGGACAAGACGTTGCCCCGAATTCTGGAAAATAATTCTTGCATCGCAGCGGCCGACTTTGACCGGGATGGTGATCAGGATTTGTTTATTGGTGGGCGAATGGTCGCCAGTGAATACGGTAAAAATCCTGACCAAGTTTTGCTAGTGAATGACGGAAAAGGCAACTTCCGAAAAGCTACGGCTGAACTGATCCCCTTCTCGAAAGAAATAGGTATGGTGAAAGACGCTGTCTGGGCCGACATTGACAAAGACTCCTACCCTGATCTAATTCTGGTTGGCGACTGGATGCCAATCACCATTCTGAAAAATAAAGCAGGCAAAGGGTTTGAGCGAATAGAGGATGAAGCATTAGCCAAAACCAGCGGCTGGTGGAACTGCATTCAGGCAGCCGATCTGGATCAGGATGGCGATGTTGATTTTGTTGTCGGTAATCTGGGGCTGAATAGTCATTTAGTAGCTACTCAGGACCAGCCCGCTCATCTATACGGTAATGATTTCGATCGGAATGGTACTTACGAGCAGGTTATGACTTGTTTCAGACCCGGCGTCGATGGAGAAAAACGTGAATGTGTGGTCGTGCAAAAAGCTGACCTACAAAAGCGTATTCCATCTATTAAAACGAAATACATCAAATACACTGATTACGCGAAGGCTTCGTTTAACGAGATCTTTTCAGATCAGCAACGCCAGGGAATGGACGTAAAAACGGCAAATACTGCAGAAACGTCGATAGTGGTCAATAATGGGGATGGTACGTTTACGGTCAAAGCCTTACCTATACAGGCTCAAACGTCACCAATCCATACTATACTGACAGGTGATTACAATAAAGATGGAAAACCGGATATTTTGCTGGCTGGCAACTTCTTCGATGTCTTGACCGAGGTAGGCCGTTATGATGCTAACTACGGCTTGTTGCTACTGGGAGATAGTAAACTTAATTTCAAGGCTACGGATCCTAAAAGAGCTGGTTTCTTTGTGAAGGGCCAGGTACGTCGGATGGTGCAGCTAAAACAGGGACAACTGATTATTGCCAAGAATAACAGCCAGGCTCAAGTGTTCATGCCTATGAAATAA
- a CDS encoding peptidylprolyl isomerase gives MANVKIIQIFAILLFPIIAEAQFYNRLTNNNVNYNDSTAKVAIGALSDSLHQGKSFTDLAFKYSQDPGSYKQGGELKPNTMEGFVKEYKKAVFKLNPGETSLPFRSEFGYHIVQLVSRKDNVFVTRHILLRVDP, from the coding sequence ATGGCTAACGTAAAGATTATCCAGATTTTCGCTATTTTACTATTTCCCATTATAGCAGAAGCCCAGTTCTATAACAGGCTGACAAACAACAATGTAAATTATAATGATTCGACCGCCAAAGTAGCAATTGGGGCGCTAAGTGATTCCTTGCATCAGGGCAAATCATTTACTGACCTAGCATTCAAATATTCTCAGGATCCAGGGTCATATAAGCAAGGTGGTGAGTTAAAGCCAAACACAATGGAAGGCTTTGTCAAGGAATACAAAAAGGCTGTATTCAAATTAAATCCAGGTGAAACATCTCTGCCTTTTAGAAGTGAATTTGGCTACCACATTGTACAGTTAGTTTCGAGAAAAGACAATGTATTCGTTACCAGGCATATTCTCCTTCGTGTAGATCCCTGA
- a CDS encoding fumarate reductase/succinate dehydrogenase flavoprotein subunit — protein sequence MKLESKIPEGPLAEKWSRQKFSLKLVNPANKRKYDIIIVGTGLAGASAASSLAELGYNVKVFCFQDSPRRAHSIAAQGGINAAKNYQNDGDSVFRLFYDTIKGGDYRAREGNVYRLAEVSVNIIDQCVAQGVPFAREYGGLLANRSFGGAQVSRTFYARGQTGQQLLLGAYSSLSRQVANGKVKLYPRTEMLELVVEGGKARGIITRNLITGKIESHSGHAVLLCTGGYGNVFYLSTNAMGSNVTAAWRAHKKGAFFANPCFTQIHPTCIPVSGHYQSKLTLMSESLRNDGRVWVPKTVEDAERIRKGQLKPADLPEDKRDYFLERRYPSFGNLVPRDVASRNAKNMCDEGRGVAKTGLAVYLDFADAIKRDGLKTIEAKYGNLFEMYEKITGENPYETPMMIYPAVHYTMGGLWVDYNLMTNIPGLYALGEANFSDHGANRLGASALMQGLADGYFVIPYTIGDYLATIGPADKIPVDSPAFKEAEKKVNDQIKQLLTIKGERPVDDLHKELGHIMWEYCGMSRTAEGLKIAKSKIQALKKEFWSNVKILGDAEEMNQALEAAGRVADFIELGELMVDDALNRNESCGGHFREEYQTPDGEALRDDENYAYVAAWEYAGENQPEILNKEILEFENVKLTQRSYK from the coding sequence ATGAAACTGGAGTCTAAAATTCCTGAAGGACCGTTGGCTGAAAAATGGTCGCGGCAAAAATTCAGTTTAAAACTGGTCAACCCAGCTAACAAACGGAAGTATGATATTATTATCGTTGGTACTGGTCTGGCAGGAGCATCGGCTGCTTCATCGCTGGCTGAGCTGGGCTACAACGTAAAAGTATTCTGCTTTCAGGATAGTCCACGCCGGGCGCACTCGATTGCTGCGCAAGGTGGGATCAATGCTGCTAAAAACTATCAGAATGACGGTGACAGTGTGTTCCGTCTGTTCTACGATACCATTAAAGGTGGTGATTACCGGGCTCGTGAAGGGAACGTGTACCGTCTGGCCGAAGTAAGTGTTAATATCATCGATCAGTGCGTAGCGCAGGGCGTGCCATTCGCTCGTGAATACGGCGGACTGCTGGCTAACCGCTCGTTCGGTGGCGCGCAGGTATCACGTACGTTCTATGCCCGTGGTCAAACGGGGCAGCAGTTATTGCTTGGTGCCTACTCGTCGTTAAGTCGGCAGGTGGCCAACGGAAAAGTGAAACTGTATCCACGTACTGAAATGCTCGAGCTCGTTGTGGAAGGCGGTAAAGCGCGGGGTATCATTACGCGAAACCTGATCACCGGTAAAATCGAATCGCATTCGGGGCATGCTGTACTGCTGTGCACGGGCGGTTATGGTAACGTGTTTTACCTGTCGACCAACGCCATGGGCTCGAACGTAACGGCGGCCTGGCGGGCGCACAAAAAAGGAGCGTTTTTCGCCAATCCGTGCTTTACGCAAATTCACCCCACCTGTATTCCTGTATCAGGCCACTACCAGTCGAAGCTGACGCTGATGTCGGAGTCGCTACGGAATGATGGCCGGGTGTGGGTGCCGAAAACGGTAGAAGACGCCGAAAGAATCCGGAAAGGTCAATTGAAACCCGCTGATCTGCCCGAAGACAAGCGGGATTACTTCCTCGAACGTCGTTACCCATCATTCGGTAACCTGGTTCCCCGTGACGTTGCATCGCGTAACGCCAAAAACATGTGCGACGAAGGTCGTGGTGTAGCTAAAACGGGACTGGCGGTTTACCTCGATTTCGCGGACGCCATCAAGCGGGACGGTCTGAAAACGATCGAAGCGAAATACGGTAACCTGTTTGAGATGTACGAAAAAATCACCGGTGAGAATCCCTACGAAACGCCGATGATGATTTACCCTGCTGTACACTACACTATGGGTGGGCTTTGGGTTGACTACAACCTAATGACGAACATTCCTGGTTTGTATGCACTGGGTGAAGCAAACTTCTCAGATCATGGTGCAAACCGGCTGGGTGCCTCGGCGCTGATGCAGGGGCTGGCTGATGGCTACTTCGTTATTCCATACACCATTGGTGACTATCTGGCTACGATTGGCCCTGCTGATAAAATCCCCGTTGATTCGCCGGCCTTTAAAGAAGCTGAGAAGAAAGTAAATGATCAGATTAAGCAACTGCTGACTATCAAAGGAGAACGCCCTGTTGATGATCTGCACAAAGAGCTTGGTCATATCATGTGGGAATACTGCGGTATGTCTCGTACGGCTGAAGGGCTGAAAATTGCGAAAAGCAAGATTCAGGCGCTGAAAAAAGAATTCTGGTCGAACGTAAAAATTCTCGGTGATGCCGAGGAGATGAACCAGGCGCTTGAAGCAGCCGGTCGTGTAGCAGACTTTATCGAGCTAGGCGAACTGATGGTCGACGACGCGCTGAACCGGAACGAATCGTGCGGTGGACACTTCCGTGAAGAATATCAGACACCAGACGGCGAAGCACTGCGTGATGATGAAAACTACGCGTACGTAGCGGCCTGGGAGTATGCCGGCGAAAATCAGCCAGAAATACTCAATAAAGAAATCTTAGAGTTCGAGAATGTGAAACTAACACAACGGAGCTATAAGTAA
- a CDS encoding TetR/AcrR family transcriptional regulator yields the protein MDKDEKVRRNRAKTTQRIVEALEEVISERGLEGVGVNRIAEKANVSKVLIYRYFGGMEGLLEYYVKMGKLFPVFTPSLLDQIRPLHESDIARIWYRQVIQTFRHFRTFKAAREILKASVIENDPIAESTAKAQDEEMTRLVSQLSFVSGADTQAISAIVLGAMTYLTIMAQNDRTMISIDLRSEEGWQRIENAIKSIYIALNKSAVQDKEVKLELQSSNMPIAQW from the coding sequence ATGGACAAAGACGAAAAGGTTAGAAGAAACCGTGCCAAAACTACTCAGCGTATCGTTGAAGCGCTGGAAGAGGTGATTTCTGAACGGGGGCTGGAAGGAGTAGGAGTTAACAGAATTGCAGAGAAAGCAAACGTAAGTAAAGTACTTATTTATCGTTATTTCGGCGGCATGGAAGGTCTGCTGGAGTACTACGTGAAAATGGGCAAACTTTTTCCGGTCTTTACACCTTCTCTGCTTGACCAAATACGCCCCCTGCACGAATCAGACATTGCCCGTATCTGGTATCGGCAGGTTATTCAAACCTTCCGTCATTTCCGCACGTTCAAAGCAGCCCGCGAAATTCTGAAAGCCAGTGTAATCGAAAACGACCCTATTGCCGAGTCAACGGCAAAGGCGCAAGATGAAGAGATGACCCGGCTTGTTTCACAACTTTCCTTTGTTAGTGGAGCCGATACGCAGGCAATTTCGGCCATTGTGCTGGGAGCTATGACGTACCTGACGATCATGGCTCAGAACGACCGGACAATGATCAGCATTGACCTGCGCAGCGAAGAAGGCTGGCAACGTATTGAAAACGCAATCAAGTCGATTTACATCGCATTAAATAAATCGGCGGTTCAGGATAAAGAGGTTAAGCTGGAACTACAATCGTCGAACATGCCGATTGCTCAATGGTAA
- a CDS encoding succinate dehydrogenase cytochrome b subunit produces the protein MAWVTQTLSSSLGRKVIMSLTGLFLSTFLIVHMAGNLQLFKGDGGRAFNEYTYFMTHNPLIITVSYLLYTSILVHALMALILTRHNRESRPVQYAYSKPEANSAWSSRNMGILGTVLLLFIIIHMRTFWYEMHFGAVPMAEYDGKEYKDLYSVVQVAFGEWWYSLLYVICMVALGYHLAHGFQSAFQTMGIRHKKYSPLIEAIGTYFFAIIVPLAFAAMPVYVFLQVHGII, from the coding sequence ATGGCTTGGGTAACACAAACACTATCCAGCTCCCTCGGTCGCAAAGTTATTATGTCGCTGACGGGACTTTTTTTGAGTACGTTCCTGATTGTTCACATGGCCGGTAATTTACAGCTCTTTAAGGGCGACGGCGGTCGGGCGTTCAACGAGTACACGTACTTCATGACTCACAATCCGCTTATCATTACTGTATCGTACCTGCTCTACACGTCGATTCTGGTTCATGCCCTGATGGCACTCATTCTGACGCGTCACAATCGTGAGTCGCGTCCAGTTCAGTATGCGTACAGCAAGCCAGAAGCGAACAGTGCCTGGTCGTCACGGAATATGGGTATTTTGGGCACGGTCCTGCTGTTGTTCATCATTATCCACATGCGCACTTTCTGGTACGAAATGCACTTCGGAGCCGTTCCTATGGCTGAGTATGATGGCAAAGAGTACAAAGATTTGTACTCAGTGGTACAGGTTGCCTTCGGTGAGTGGTGGTATTCGTTACTGTACGTAATCTGCATGGTTGCACTAGGTTATCACCTGGCGCATGGTTTTCAGAGTGCATTCCAGACGATGGGTATCCGGCACAAGAAATATAGCCCGCTGATTGAAGCTATCGGTACGTACTTCTTCGCCATTATTGTTCCATTAGCGTTCGCGGCTATGCCGGTCTATGTGTTTTTACAGGTTCACGGGATTATTTAA